CACGCTCGCCCGCGAGATGGAGCAGGGCAAGGGCTCCGACCTCGGCATCATCCTCTACACCTCCGGCACCACCGGGCGCCCCAAGGGCGTGATGCTCAGCCACTACAACGTCATCGTCGCCGCCGAGATCGGCTGCGGCTTCGATGGGCTGAACGAGAGGGACGAGGTCATCGCCTATCTGCCGATCGCCTGGGTCGGCGACCACATCTTCTCCTACGCGCAGGCGATGCTGGCCGGTTTCTGCGTCAACTGCCCGGAAAGCCCGGACACCGTCATCGACGACCGCCGCGAGGTCGGCACCACCTATGCCTTCGCCCCACCGCGCGTCTTCGAGAACATGCTGACCCTCACCATGGTGCGCATGGAGGATGCGAGCGCCCTGAAGCGCAAGGCGTTCCATTACTTCCTCGGCGTCGCCAAGCAATACGGCGAGAAGATCCTGAACGGCGAGAGCGTGCCGCTGAAGGGCCGGCTGCTCTACAAGCTCGGCGACATGCTGGTCTACGGCCCGCTGCGCAATCGCTTCGGCCTGACCAACATCAAGGTCGGCTACACCGCCGGCGAGGCCATCGGCCCCGAGCTCTTCCGCTTCTACCGCTCGATCGGCGTCAACCTGAAGCAGCTCTACGGCCAGACCGAGGCCGGGGTGTACATCACCATGCAGCCCAACGGCGAGATCAAGGCCGATACGGTCGGCAAGCCGGCGCCGCTGGTCGAGATCCGCATCGACGACAATGGCGAGGTGCTCTACCGCTCGCCCTCCATCTTCGGCGGCTACTACAAGGACCCGGACAAGACCGCCGAGACGATGACGGCCGACGGCTATGTCCGCTCCGGTGATGCCGGCTTCTTCGACGAGGGCGGCCACCTCAAGATCATCGACCGGGCCAAGGATGTCGGCAAGCTCAACAGCGGCGACCTCTTCCCGCCGAAATACATCGAGAACAAGCTGAAGTTCTATCCGAACATCAAGGAGGTCGTGGCCTTCGGCCAGGGCCGCGACTATGCCACCGTCGCGCTCAATATCGACCTCACCGCCGTCGGCAACTGGGCCGAGCGCAACAACGTGGTCTATGCCTCCTATCAGGAACTGGCCGGCCACGATCTCGTCTACGACATGATCGCCAAGCACGTCGACGAGGTGAACCGCTCGCTTGCCGGCGAGCCGATGATGGGCGGCGCTCAGATCAAGCGCTTCCTCATCCTGCACAAGGAACTCGATGCCGACGACGGCGAATTGACCCGCACCCAGAAGGTCCGCCGCGGCTTCATCGCCGAGCGCTACGCGCCGCTGGTTGCCGCGCTCTATGACGGATCGGAAGCGGCGGATATCTCGACGGAAGTGACCTTCGAGGACGGCCGCAAGGGTGCCATCTCGGCCCGCGTCAAGGTGCGCGACGCCACTCTCTATCCGGTGGCTCCGCAGGAGGCGCCGGCAGCGGCGAAGGCGGCATGAACGCGGAGCCGATGAACGTGACGGGCACCCCCATCAGCGCCAAGGGCGAAACCCTGCTCTCGGTCGAGAACATCTCGCTGCGCTTCGGCGGCGTGAAGGCGATCACCGACGTCTCCTTCGACATCCGCAAGGGCGAGATCCGGGCCATCATCGGCCCCAACGGCGCCGGCAAGACCTCGATGCTCAACTGCATCAACGGCTTCTACCAGCCGCAGGAAGGCCAGATCGTCTTCAAGGGCGAGCGCCGCGCCAAGATGCGCCCGCATCGCGCCGCCGCCGGCGGCATCGCCCGCACCTTCCAGAACGTCGCGCTGTTCAAGGGTATGTCGACGCTCGACAACATCATGACCGGCCGCACCCTCAAGATGAAGAAGGGCTTCTTCTGGCAGGCTTTGCGCCACGGCCCGGCGATGCAGGAGGAGATCGAGCATCGCCGCGTCGTCGAGGACATCATCGACTTCCTGCAGATCGAGCACATCCGCAAGCTGCCGGTCGGCAAGCTGCCCTACGGCCTGCAGAAGCGCGTCGAGCTCGGCCGCGCGCTGGCGATGGAGCCCGAGTTGCTTCTGCTCGACGAGCCGATGGCCGGCATGAACCTCGAGGAGAAGGAGGACATGTGCCGCTTCATCCTCGACGTGAACAACCAGTTCGGCACGACGATTGCGCTGATCGAGCACGATATGGGCGTGGTCATGGACCTCTCCGACCGCGTCGTCGTGCTCGAATACGGCCGCAAGATCGCCGACGGCACACCCGACGAGGTCAAGGCCAACCAGCGCGTCATCGACGCCTATCTGGGAGTGGCGCACTGATGACAGCTCTCCCCCTCTTTCTCAGCCCTCATCCTGAGGAGCGCTCCGCAGGAGCGCGTCTCGAAGGATGCTCCAGTGGGCTCTTCCCGCGCGAGCTGAACCATCCTTCGAGACGCCGCTTCGCGGCTCCTCAGGATGAGGGCTCGTTTGTGTTGCCGATAATCTGGAAGGCGCAGCCATGAGCGACGTCGCCACCCGCCCCGCGCCGAGCCTTCTTGCCAATCCCTGGATCAAGGCCGGCCTGATCCTCGCCGCCATCGTGATCGCCGCGATCGTCGGCGCGCGGCTCGACGGCTCCGGCACGCTTCATGCCATCTTCGTCGATCCGTTCCAGCAGATGGCGCAGGCGCCCGACCTGCTCGTGCAGACGATCTGGGAGGGCCTCGTCTCCGGCGTGCTCTACGCCCTGATCGCGCTCGGCTTCGTCCTGATCTTCAAGGCGTCGGGCGTGTTCAACTTCGCCCAGGGCATCATGGTGGTGTTCGCGGCGCTGACGCTGGTCGGCCTCTACGAGAAGGGCGTGCCGGCCTTCCTTGCCGTCATCATCACGCTCGGCGTCATGTTCGCGCTGGCCGTCACCATCGAGCGCGTGGTGCTGCGGCCCCTGGTCAACCAGCCCGACATCATCCTGTTCATGGCGACCTTCGGCATCACCTATTTCCTGATCGGCTTCGGCGAAGCCCTGTTTGGCGGCAATCCCAAGCAGATGATCGCCGACCAGCTTTATCTGCCCAAGGGCGCGCTCGATCTGCAGATTCTGGGCGGACTGGTCTCGCTGCAGAAGATCGACATCGCCGCCGCGATCATCGCCTCGCTGATGATCGCTGCGCTTGCCGCCTTCTTCCAGTACACCCGCATCGGGCGCGCGCTGCGGGCCGTCGCCGATAGCCACAAGGCGGCGCTCTCGGTCGGCATTTCGCTCAACCAGATCTGGGTCATCGTCTGGTTCACCGCCGGCATCGTGGCGCTGATCACCGGCATCATGTGGGGCGCGCGCTCGGACGTCTCCTTCGCGCTCGAGATCGTCGCGCTGAAGGCGCTGCCGGTGCTGATCCTCGGCGGCTTCACCTCAATCCCGGGCGCCATCGTCGGCGGGCTCATCATCGGCATCGGCGAGAAGCTCGGCGAGTTCTACTGGGGCCCGCTGATCGGCGGCGGCATCGAGAGCTGGCTCGCCTATTTCATTGCGCTGGGCTTCCTGCTGTTCAGGCCTCAGGGCCTGTTCGGCGACAAGATCATCGAGAGGATCTGACGGCGATGCGGACGAACCTCTCCGTCATTCCAGGGCGATCCGCAGGATCGAGCCCGGAACCCATAAACGCAGGTGGCGCCGGCAAAGGCGCGACCTCCTCGCAGCCGACAATGTTCATGGATTCCAGGCTCGGCGCTTCGCGTCGCCCCG
Above is a genomic segment from Bosea sp. NBC_00550 containing:
- a CDS encoding AMP-dependent synthetase/ligase is translated as MVASGTAGQADTFPKLLLRNARERASRVAFRHKDLGIWQSWNWAEVAEHVRNFAKGLQDLGLKRGEKVAIIGYNRPRLYWSMCAAQWIGAIPVPVYADGVAEEMAYVLDHAEAVFAVVQDQEQVDKLLSIADRLPHLRHMLYDEPRGLRDYDHTKLHAIETVIQAGAKALQDQQAEATLAREMEQGKGSDLGIILYTSGTTGRPKGVMLSHYNVIVAAEIGCGFDGLNERDEVIAYLPIAWVGDHIFSYAQAMLAGFCVNCPESPDTVIDDRREVGTTYAFAPPRVFENMLTLTMVRMEDASALKRKAFHYFLGVAKQYGEKILNGESVPLKGRLLYKLGDMLVYGPLRNRFGLTNIKVGYTAGEAIGPELFRFYRSIGVNLKQLYGQTEAGVYITMQPNGEIKADTVGKPAPLVEIRIDDNGEVLYRSPSIFGGYYKDPDKTAETMTADGYVRSGDAGFFDEGGHLKIIDRAKDVGKLNSGDLFPPKYIENKLKFYPNIKEVVAFGQGRDYATVALNIDLTAVGNWAERNNVVYASYQELAGHDLVYDMIAKHVDEVNRSLAGEPMMGGAQIKRFLILHKELDADDGELTRTQKVRRGFIAERYAPLVAALYDGSEAADISTEVTFEDGRKGAISARVKVRDATLYPVAPQEAPAAAKAA
- a CDS encoding ABC transporter ATP-binding protein: MNVTGTPISAKGETLLSVENISLRFGGVKAITDVSFDIRKGEIRAIIGPNGAGKTSMLNCINGFYQPQEGQIVFKGERRAKMRPHRAAAGGIARTFQNVALFKGMSTLDNIMTGRTLKMKKGFFWQALRHGPAMQEEIEHRRVVEDIIDFLQIEHIRKLPVGKLPYGLQKRVELGRALAMEPELLLLDEPMAGMNLEEKEDMCRFILDVNNQFGTTIALIEHDMGVVMDLSDRVVVLEYGRKIADGTPDEVKANQRVIDAYLGVAH
- a CDS encoding branched-chain amino acid ABC transporter permease codes for the protein MAQAPDLLVQTIWEGLVSGVLYALIALGFVLIFKASGVFNFAQGIMVVFAALTLVGLYEKGVPAFLAVIITLGVMFALAVTIERVVLRPLVNQPDIILFMATFGITYFLIGFGEALFGGNPKQMIADQLYLPKGALDLQILGGLVSLQKIDIAAAIIASLMIAALAAFFQYTRIGRALRAVADSHKAALSVGISLNQIWVIVWFTAGIVALITGIMWGARSDVSFALEIVALKALPVLILGGFTSIPGAIVGGLIIGIGEKLGEFYWGPLIGGGIESWLAYFIALGFLLFRPQGLFGDKIIERI